Genomic segment of Chrysiogenia bacterium:
CGCATCGGCGGCGAGCACCTGCTCGTAGACGCCGTGGCGCAGGTGCGGCAGGTAAATCCCGCCGAACAGGCCGTGCCAGTAGGCGCAGTTGCATTCGGCGCGAAGCGCCGCGGTTCGTGCGTCCCTGATCCCGGCTGCGGCGGCCTGCCGCGAGGAGCGCAGCACATGCTTGTGCATGTGGTCGGATTCGGGATAGCGCGCCAGGAAAGCGTCCCAGAGGCTGCCGCGCACGAAGGCATTGCCCGCGGCCTGCAGCTCGGGCGTCTGGGTGAGTTCCTTGATCTTCACGTAGGAGGGAACCGACGCCGGGGGAAGCGCCCATTCGAGCATCTCGGTGTAGGAGGCGTTGGGAATGTAGACCTTGGTGAGCGGCGGCGACTCGGCAAGGTAGGCTGCCGGACTCTGGGCGTAAAAAGGTGCGCTCCCATTTTCGGCGCGCGCGAGGAATCGCTCGAGCCAGCCCGAGTACCCGTCCTTGCCGTAGACCCACTCGTGGGTGCCCGGCCAGAACCCGAATTTCTCGGCGTCGTCGCCGTAGGTGAGCACCCACTCGCGCGCATCGCCCTCGAGTGTGGACAGGTTGGCCTCCAGCTTTTCCATGCTCTGGAAGGGGATGTGATAGCGCAGCTCGAAATCCGTGGGTAGCACGGCGATGCCGGCGCCGGCGCGTTCGGTGCAATAGGCGCCGCCAAGGCGCCCCCCCGGAAGCCCCGCATAGCGCAGGTGCTGGTCGTCGAGAATGGTGTAGCCCACCTGCGCGCATGAGAGTAGATCGGCCAGGCAGGGCTCCCACACTCGCTCGGCAAGCCACGCGCCGGTCGGCGTGACGCCCGTGCGGGCGCTCCAGTAATCACGCATCAGCGAGATTTGCTCCAGCGCATCTTCGCGCGGGATTGCCGTGAGGATGGGCTCGTAGAACGCGCCACCCAGCGGCTCGATCTGTCCGCGTCCCACCAGCGCGATGATCTGGTCGATGAGTTTCGAATCGTTGGCTTCGAGCCATTCGAGCAGGCAGCCCGAGAGGTGAAAGGCTGCGTGCACGCCCGGGTGGCGCTCAAAATGCTCGACAATCGGGCGGTAGCACTGATCGACGGCGGCCTCGAACACGTGGTCGAAGTTGCCCACTGGCTGGTGGAAATGCAGGGCCAGCAGTATGCGGGTCTTCATCGCTGGTCCTCCTTCTTCCAGTTGGGCACTTCAAGTTCGATGCTGCGAAGCCGCTCGCGGCCGCCCTCGCTCTCGAGCTCGACGTCCAGTGTAGCCGCCTCGCCGGGGACAAGGCCCAGCAAGGTGGCCGCGCAGCGCAGCTCGAGAATCTCGTCGTGGTGGGCGCGCAGCACGCCATCGGGGAGGGCCTGCTGCTGGCGCGCGCGGCTGCCCGGCGTGCTGATGGCGCTGCTGGCCTCGGCAAGGCTGCCGTCTTCGGCAAAGCTCGCGCGCAACGTGCGGCGGGTGCCGTGCTGGGTACACGAAACACTCACCGCGCCAAGTGCGTCCTCGATCTCATCGGCCGGGTCGACACGCAGGCAGAAATCGCCGTTCGCGGCGAAACCGAACCACAGGTAGTTCACCACCCGCGTGGCGCGCGCCATGGTGCCCTGCTCGCGAAGGTGCGGCCAGGCAAGGCGTTGTGCGGCAATCCACTCGCCCTCACCTTCGGCGGTGCCGTCGATGGTGGGATCGAGCAGCGCAAGCGGCGCCTGCAGGGGCTGTCCCTCGCCCGCGCCGGGGATTTCGGCAAGCGGGCGGCGCAGCACCTCGGGCACTTCCTGTCCGAGCGCCTCGAAGGCGTCCGAGAGGTGCGCGCGGAAGAGGCGGTCGAACTCGGGAATGAAGCTGCTGCTGAACTGCCCGTCGAGCCACCAAAGCCAGTCGCTTCCCTCGGCGGCCATCAGGGAGTGGCGCGCGCGTTCGAGCTGCTCGGCGCTGTGCCCGGGATCGCTCATCAGGTCGCGCAGGCGCTCGCGGCACTCTCCGAGAATGTCCCAGGCGTGATTCTTCTGCGGACCGCCGATCCAGGTGCCGAAGTTTCCGTAGATCCAGCTTCCCGGGCGCAGCC
This window contains:
- a CDS encoding DUF1925 domain-containing protein, whose translation is MKTRILLALHFHQPVGNFDHVFEAAVDQCYRPIVEHFERHPGVHAAFHLSGCLLEWLEANDSKLIDQIIALVGRGQIEPLGGAFYEPILTAIPREDALEQISLMRDYWSARTGVTPTGAWLAERVWEPCLADLLSCAQVGYTILDDQHLRYAGLPGGRLGGAYCTERAGAGIAVLPTDFELRYHIPFQSMEKLEANLSTLEGDAREWVLTYGDDAEKFGFWPGTHEWVYGKDGYSGWLERFLARAENGSAPFYAQSPAAYLAESPPLTKVYIPNASYTEMLEWALPPASVPSYVKIKELTQTPELQAAGNAFVRGSLWDAFLARYPESDHMHKHVLRSSRQAAAAGIRDARTAALRAECNCAYWHGLFGGIYLPHLRHGVYEQVLAADALLLETLAAPRALAEDIDGDLREEVILQSARVQAFFKPEDAGTLCELDYLPARFNVTNVMARWRESYHSGADITHESSDSDGVASPHERAVGIEKDALADYHFDKLPLRSLREFTAEHAPGAAGLGAFAGMNRASAPLKDWRIEGAGFVGAGSAGGARFEKRVAFESDTRLACAWKIQEIEKNACFGVML